Proteins encoded in a region of the Gammaproteobacteria bacterium genome:
- the madM gene encoding malonate transporter subunit MadM, producing MMEVLEATFTRNGLVVAFAAVGLTVWLSYVISDRLTAGRIHGSAIAITLGLVAAYIGGLFTGGNTGVADITILAGVGVMGGGMFRDFAIVATAFGVQLSELKKAGLAGVISIFAGVIVSFVVGGLVAVLFGYTDPVAITTIGAGAVTYIVGPVTGAAIGASSELIALSVAAGLVKSILVMIGTPMVARHIGLDNPQSAMVFGGLMGTTSGVAGGLAATDPKLVPYGAMTATFYTGVGCLLGPSVLFLTVNAIF from the coding sequence ATAATGGAAGTCCTGGAAGCAACCTTTACCCGCAACGGCCTGGTAGTGGCCTTTGCGGCTGTCGGTCTGACGGTCTGGCTCTCCTACGTGATATCGGATCGCCTGACCGCTGGACGCATCCACGGCTCGGCGATTGCTATCACCCTGGGCCTGGTCGCTGCCTATATAGGCGGGCTCTTTACCGGCGGTAATACCGGCGTGGCAGATATCACTATCCTGGCCGGTGTCGGTGTCATGGGCGGTGGCATGTTCCGGGATTTCGCTATCGTTGCCACAGCCTTCGGGGTTCAACTGAGTGAATTGAAGAAAGCCGGGCTGGCCGGCGTGATCTCAATTTTTGCCGGAGTCATCGTCTCCTTCGTGGTCGGCGGCCTGGTGGCAGTACTGTTCGGCTACACCGATCCGGTGGCAATCACCACCATCGGCGCCGGGGCGGTTACCTATATCGTGGGGCCCGTCACCGGTGCCGCGATCGGGGCCAGCTCCGAGCTGATCGCCCTCAGCGTGGCCGCCGGACTGGTCAAGTCCATCCTGGTGATGATCGGCACCCCCATGGTGGCCCGCCATATCGGCCTCGACAACCCTCAATCCGCCATGGTTTTCGGCGGCCTGATGGGCACGACCAGCGGTGTCGCCGGGGGCCTGGCCGCCACCGACCCGAAGCTGGTTCCCTATGGCGCCATGACAGCTACTTTCTACACGGGAGTGGGTTGCCTGCTGGGGCCCTCGGTTCTGTTCCTGACCGTCAACGCCATTTTCTAG
- a CDS encoding amidohydrolase → MQHFLTYLSACLSAWFSSTLTATRSLLLVAPALLAGTAAGQTTLVVNVNGYTLDTDQNLQQFAALQFTDDRVDRVYRTGERLPGGADLTVVDGEGNTLLPGLIDAHGHVLNFGLSLLRVDLTGTTTEQEAARRVQAFQAANPDLTWVQGRGWNQVLWEGGDFPSSASLDTLLPDTPVWLSRVDGHAGWANSAALKIAGIGVSTPDPEGGQIIRDNEGRPTGVLVDNAMGLVTRNIPALTQDELKFALHRAMTELARFGLTSVHDAGLSASTVEAYKSLLEEGPLPVRIYAMLAATDPANAANLAAGYYESADQTLSIRSVKISADGALGSRGAALLEDYSDMEGHRGLLLLEPARLTELMRAAMQAGFQVNTHAIGDRANKVVLDNYAALIAATGTRDLRHRVEHAQVLTYDDILRFSELGVIPSMQATHATSDKNMAEDRLGSVRIQGAYAWRKLMEAGALIANGSDFPVESPNPFFGLHAAITRQDHSNEPPGGWYPEERMTREEALTSFTLHAAYAGHQENLLGSLEAGKKADFILIDRDIMTVPSNEIWSTEVLQTWMNGQRVN, encoded by the coding sequence ATGCAACACTTTCTCACTTACCTTTCCGCCTGCCTTTCCGCCTGGTTCAGCTCAACCCTGACGGCAACACGCAGTCTTCTTCTGGTAGCCCCCGCCCTGCTGGCAGGCACCGCAGCTGGACAGACGACGCTGGTAGTCAACGTCAATGGCTACACCCTGGACACGGACCAGAACCTGCAGCAGTTTGCGGCTTTGCAGTTCACCGATGACAGGGTCGATCGCGTGTACCGTACCGGCGAGAGACTGCCGGGCGGAGCGGACCTGACGGTTGTCGATGGTGAGGGCAACACCCTGCTGCCCGGGTTGATCGATGCCCATGGGCACGTGCTGAATTTCGGCCTCAGCCTGCTGCGTGTTGACCTGACCGGCACTACCACAGAACAGGAAGCGGCCCGGCGCGTACAGGCGTTTCAGGCGGCCAATCCCGACCTGACCTGGGTCCAGGGCCGGGGCTGGAATCAGGTGTTGTGGGAGGGCGGTGACTTTCCGTCCAGCGCCAGCCTGGATACCCTGCTGCCGGATACCCCGGTCTGGTTGTCCCGCGTGGACGGACACGCCGGCTGGGCCAACAGCGCCGCACTCAAAATCGCCGGCATTGGTGTCAGCACACCCGACCCGGAGGGCGGCCAGATTATCCGTGACAACGAGGGCAGACCCACTGGTGTCCTGGTAGACAATGCCATGGGGCTGGTCACCCGGAACATACCGGCACTGACCCAGGATGAGCTGAAATTCGCCCTGCACCGGGCCATGACGGAGCTGGCACGCTTCGGCCTGACCAGCGTCCATGATGCGGGCCTGAGTGCCAGCACGGTCGAGGCTTACAAGTCACTCCTTGAAGAGGGGCCTTTGCCGGTGCGGATCTACGCCATGCTCGCCGCTACCGACCCGGCCAACGCGGCCAATCTGGCTGCCGGGTACTATGAGAGCGCGGATCAGACTCTGTCGATACGGAGCGTCAAGATTTCCGCCGACGGCGCCCTCGGCAGCCGCGGTGCCGCACTGCTGGAGGATTACAGCGACATGGAAGGGCACCGCGGCCTGCTGCTGCTCGAGCCCGCCAGGCTGACCGAACTCATGAGGGCCGCCATGCAGGCCGGCTTTCAGGTGAACACCCATGCTATTGGCGACCGTGCCAACAAGGTAGTGCTCGACAACTACGCGGCACTGATCGCCGCAACCGGTACCAGGGATCTCAGACATCGTGTCGAACACGCCCAGGTACTCACCTACGACGATATCCTGCGCTTCAGTGAACTGGGGGTCATTCCGTCCATGCAGGCGACACACGCCACCAGTGACAAGAACATGGCTGAGGACCGGCTGGGGTCGGTGCGGATCCAGGGTGCCTATGCCTGGCGCAAGCTGATGGAAGCCGGTGCGCTGATTGCCAACGGCTCGGATTTCCCGGTTGAATCGCCCAATCCCTTTTTCGGACTGCATGCGGCCATCACCAGGCAGGATCACAGCAATGAGCCGCCGGGAGGCTGGTATCCGGAAGAACGGATGACACGGGAGGAGGCGTTAACCAGTTTTACCCTGCATGCCGCCTATGCCGGCCACCAGGAGAATCTGCTTGGCTCACTGGAAGCAGGCAAAAAGGCTGATTTCATTCTTATCGATCGGGACATCATGACCGTGCCCAGCAATGAAATCTGGTCCACGGAAGTATTGCAGACCTGGATGAATGGGCAGCGTGTGAACTAA
- a CDS encoding c-type cytochrome — MKLLMTLLLLITATTCLNLAQAQDVGLPAPLDDRYCMTCHGAEGQGNVGIQAPRIAGMEPWYLKLQLEKFRGGIRGTHPEDEQGLAMQPMAAKLTDTSIADIVAWVGTFDYIPAEVTIEGDVTRGRTLYRSCESCHGSRAEGNQAYGAPALAGQNDWYLVTQLNNFKAGYRGSHPDDRSGAMMIPMANMLPNEQAVRHVVSYINTLGR; from the coding sequence ATGAAACTATTAATGACCCTGTTACTTCTGATTACTGCAACGACCTGCCTGAATCTGGCTCAGGCACAGGATGTCGGTCTTCCCGCGCCTCTGGATGACCGCTATTGCATGACCTGCCATGGCGCCGAAGGGCAAGGCAATGTAGGCATCCAGGCACCGCGGATCGCTGGCATGGAACCCTGGTACCTGAAGCTTCAGCTGGAAAAGTTTCGGGGCGGTATCCGGGGCACCCACCCCGAAGACGAGCAGGGGCTGGCCATGCAACCCATGGCTGCGAAGCTGACCGATACGAGCATTGCTGACATTGTTGCCTGGGTGGGGACTTTCGACTATATACCGGCAGAGGTCACCATTGAGGGAGACGTGACCCGCGGGCGTACTCTATACAGAAGCTGTGAGTCCTGCCACGGGTCACGGGCGGAAGGAAATCAGGCCTACGGGGCACCGGCACTGGCCGGGCAGAACGACTGGTACCTGGTCACACAACTTAACAATTTCAAAGCGGGTTACCGTGGCAGTCACCCGGACGACCGATCTGGCGCCATGATGATTCCCATGGCCAACATGCTGCCTAACGAACAGGCGGTCAGGCATGTCGTCAGTTACATTAACACACTGGGCCGGTAA
- a CDS encoding cupin domain-containing protein has product MALEFPDLIRSLPVFEGPFDAFKLEADRFKVLFASYPAGTDIPEHEHETENLGLVTQGCLILTTGGETRRLETGAWYHLDCHQRHGASFDQDTQIIEFWFDRG; this is encoded by the coding sequence ATGGCGCTGGAATTTCCGGACCTGATCAGGTCACTGCCCGTCTTCGAGGGGCCCTTTGATGCGTTCAAACTGGAAGCGGATCGTTTCAAGGTTCTGTTCGCTTCCTACCCGGCGGGAACGGACATTCCCGAGCACGAGCATGAGACGGAAAACCTCGGGCTGGTCACCCAGGGTTGCCTGATTCTCACTACCGGCGGCGAAACCCGCCGCCTGGAGACGGGTGCCTGGTACCACCTGGACTGTCATCAGCGCCACGGGGCAAGCTTTGACCAGGACACCCAGATCATCGAGTTCTGGTTCGACCGGGGCTAG
- a CDS encoding PQQ-dependent dehydrogenase, methanol/ethanol family codes for MKFAKTLTGGLVAALSLTLFPGSVTGQDVTADILENAQDYSDRWVTYGRNYGAWRYMPDDQINRDTVEDLRPVWIKQTGVTGGAFEVTALVNDGRMYLTTANSHLIVVDPLTGQELWRYDHDFENVDLCCGPHNRGVALYEDKVYWGTLDAHLMAFDAATGIQLWDVEVGDHRESFSITGAPLVVKDMVLIGVGGGEFGIRGYIDAYDVNTGERRWRFYTVPGPGEAGNETWEGDSWRTGGAPTWVTGTYDPDTDFVFWGTGNPWPDINNNVRSGDNLYSNSVVALDADNGELRWFFQTSPRDEFDHDSTSEPMVIDEMINGEMRKLIIQVARNGHVYALDRETGDFIYAAEYTRVNWADRDESGRPVLKEELYDPAGTVIYPGLYGGKNWPPASYSPNTHMLYIPSNEWGTNFIRREGEGRPGTMDLGGIPRFEPDATGHVVAYNIRSGEIEWQQELPGSFNWAGTLATGGGLVFAGGPDGYLRAFNDETGEQLWQFQTGSGIYAPPTSFTIDGKQYIGIASGTRDPVTRAGVATGIAPGNYILFSL; via the coding sequence TTGAAATTCGCAAAAACCTTAACCGGCGGCCTGGTCGCTGCCTTGAGCCTGACGTTGTTCCCGGGATCGGTAACAGGCCAGGATGTCACCGCAGACATACTGGAGAACGCCCAGGACTATTCCGACCGCTGGGTTACCTACGGGCGCAATTACGGCGCCTGGCGGTACATGCCCGATGACCAGATCAATCGCGACACGGTCGAAGACCTGCGTCCGGTGTGGATCAAGCAGACCGGCGTTACCGGCGGTGCTTTCGAAGTGACGGCGCTGGTGAATGACGGTCGTATGTACCTGACCACGGCCAACAGCCACCTGATCGTGGTGGACCCCCTGACTGGACAGGAGCTGTGGCGTTATGACCACGACTTCGAAAATGTCGACCTCTGCTGTGGTCCCCACAACCGGGGTGTCGCCCTTTACGAAGACAAGGTGTACTGGGGAACCCTGGATGCTCACCTGATGGCTTTTGATGCGGCTACTGGCATTCAATTGTGGGACGTGGAGGTAGGTGATCATCGTGAATCCTTCTCCATTACCGGCGCGCCGCTGGTGGTCAAGGACATGGTGTTGATCGGTGTCGGTGGTGGCGAGTTCGGTATCCGCGGCTATATCGATGCCTACGATGTCAACACTGGCGAGCGGCGCTGGCGTTTCTATACGGTCCCCGGACCCGGTGAAGCTGGCAATGAAACCTGGGAAGGGGACTCCTGGCGCACCGGTGGTGCCCCCACCTGGGTAACCGGTACCTATGACCCGGACACCGACTTTGTATTCTGGGGCACGGGCAACCCGTGGCCGGATATCAACAACAATGTGCGCTCAGGCGATAATCTGTACTCCAATTCCGTGGTCGCCCTGGACGCCGATAATGGTGAGTTGCGCTGGTTCTTTCAGACTTCTCCCCGGGACGAATTCGATCACGATTCCACCAGTGAGCCGATGGTCATCGACGAAATGATCAATGGCGAGATGCGCAAGCTGATCATTCAGGTGGCCCGTAACGGCCATGTCTATGCGCTGGATCGGGAAACCGGCGATTTCATCTATGCGGCCGAGTACACCCGGGTAAACTGGGCGGACCGCGACGAGAGCGGGCGTCCGGTTCTCAAGGAAGAGCTGTATGATCCGGCCGGCACCGTCATTTATCCGGGCCTGTATGGGGGAAAGAACTGGCCGCCGGCATCCTACAGCCCCAACACCCACATGCTCTATATTCCCTCCAACGAGTGGGGCACCAATTTTATTCGCCGCGAGGGAGAGGGGCGTCCGGGCACCATGGACCTGGGCGGTATCCCGCGCTTTGAACCGGATGCCACCGGCCACGTCGTGGCTTACAACATCCGTAGCGGTGAAATCGAATGGCAACAGGAACTGCCGGGTTCGTTCAACTGGGCTGGCACCCTGGCCACCGGTGGCGGCCTGGTCTTTGCCGGCGGCCCCGACGGGTATCTGCGTGCCTTCAACGACGAAACCGGCGAGCAGTTGTGGCAGTTCCAGACCGGCAGCGGCATCTACGCACCGCCGACCAGCTTTACCATCGACGGCAAGCAGTACATCGGTATCGCCTCTGGTACCCGTGACCCGGTGACGCGGGCCGGGGTTGCCACCGGGATCGCGCCGGGGAATTACATTCTGTTCAGCCTGTAA
- a CDS encoding FAD-dependent oxidoreductase produces the protein MTRPVTRRNFLSLLGAYGGTSALLQAGTALGLMPQPGQAAELSLQRAAAGRRTVAILGSGLSGLAAAWELTKAGYDCTILEASHRPGGRVFTVRAGTVIDEIGNYQRCEFDDEPHLYFNAGAARIPSNHQNVLGYCKELDVDLEIFVNESMRAWVQDDALNGGKPVRNADFHTNMHGFLAEMLAKSLTEGQMDEEFTEAEMESLLRIVRSLGDLNEDMLFEGSYRAGYATGGFLDHGTKNAMIAFRELLKTRLAAGLMVTTDTGTGAGPVLMQPVGGMDRIPYAFANRLADRIRFGAAVKSVQVNDSGVEVAYEQNGQRHNLRADYCFNCIPSHLMTGIPNNFPAEYRNALKYIRRGEAYKGAFQAKQRFWEDEGIYAGITWVNSPIRQIWYPPHGIHKQKGVILAAYDFGGGMHYTKMTQEQRVEELLRHGEKVHPNYRQLVEKPVTIAWHRMNNMLGCSARWQRSRGGWTAEEEAMYHTLQQPVNGRHWMIGDQISQHSAWMESAFQSAKFALSDMDQRVRAAA, from the coding sequence GTGACAAGACCCGTTACACGCCGAAATTTTCTATCCCTGCTAGGTGCCTACGGCGGCACCTCCGCCCTGCTGCAGGCCGGCACCGCGCTGGGTCTGATGCCACAACCGGGCCAGGCCGCCGAATTGTCCCTGCAACGGGCGGCGGCCGGTCGCAGGACGGTGGCAATACTGGGGTCAGGATTGTCCGGCCTCGCCGCAGCCTGGGAACTCACCAAAGCCGGCTACGACTGCACCATTCTGGAAGCCTCCCATCGGCCCGGTGGGCGGGTTTTCACGGTCCGTGCGGGCACCGTCATCGACGAAATCGGCAATTACCAACGCTGCGAGTTCGATGACGAACCCCATCTGTACTTCAATGCCGGCGCCGCCCGTATTCCCAGCAATCACCAGAACGTGCTGGGCTACTGCAAAGAGCTGGACGTGGACCTGGAGATTTTCGTCAACGAAAGCATGCGGGCCTGGGTGCAGGATGATGCGCTGAATGGCGGCAAGCCGGTCAGAAACGCCGATTTTCATACCAACATGCACGGTTTCCTGGCGGAGATGCTCGCCAAATCCCTGACCGAAGGACAGATGGACGAAGAATTCACCGAGGCAGAAATGGAATCCCTGTTGCGGATCGTCCGCAGCCTGGGGGATCTCAACGAGGACATGCTTTTCGAAGGCAGTTACCGGGCGGGCTATGCCACCGGAGGTTTTCTCGACCATGGCACCAAGAACGCCATGATCGCCTTTCGCGAGCTGCTGAAAACCCGCCTGGCGGCCGGCCTGATGGTTACCACCGACACCGGCACCGGCGCCGGCCCGGTGCTGATGCAGCCGGTTGGCGGCATGGACCGCATTCCCTATGCATTCGCCAACCGCCTTGCCGACAGGATCCGGTTCGGCGCCGCCGTCAAGTCAGTGCAGGTGAACGATAGCGGTGTCGAAGTGGCCTACGAGCAGAACGGCCAACGGCATAATCTGCGCGCCGACTACTGTTTTAACTGTATTCCCAGCCACCTGATGACGGGCATACCTAACAACTTCCCTGCCGAGTACCGGAACGCATTGAAATACATTCGCCGGGGTGAAGCCTACAAGGGCGCCTTCCAGGCCAAACAACGCTTCTGGGAGGACGAGGGAATTTATGCCGGTATCACCTGGGTGAATTCACCGATCCGGCAGATCTGGTACCCGCCCCACGGTATTCATAAACAAAAAGGTGTGATCCTGGCTGCCTACGACTTTGGCGGTGGCATGCACTATACCAAGATGACCCAGGAACAGCGGGTTGAAGAACTGCTGCGCCACGGCGAGAAAGTTCACCCGAACTATCGCCAGCTGGTCGAAAAACCCGTCACCATCGCCTGGCACCGGATGAACAATATGCTGGGCTGTTCGGCGCGCTGGCAGCGCAGCCGTGGCGGCTGGACCGCGGAAGAAGAAGCCATGTATCACACCCTGCAGCAACCGGTGAATGGGCGTCACTGGATGATCGGAGATCAGATCAGTCAGCACTCGGCGTGGATGGAAAGCGCATTTCAATCAGCGAAGTTTGCCCTGTCAGACATGGACCAGCGAGTGAGGGCAGCAGCATGA
- a CDS encoding TonB-dependent receptor has translation MFTKTKKSSILVPAILLATAAPYAPNLLAQQDTVEEVVVTGSRRAPRTALESAAPIDVFGANDFQDQGTPDLNNLLRNLVPSYNVDTQEINDSNSLVRPATLRGLPADDTLVLVNNKRRHRSAAVQFGRQGTHFPDVSQIPPIALRQVEVLRDGAAAQYGSDAIAGVLNFLLKENNSGISLETKQGEHTDGNDGELSYVAGNIGLPLGDDGFFSFSFDVVDQNKTDRARQRDDAQGLIDAGNTFVRTNPPVMVRGLADTNTINLFYNSGITLSNTMEVYSFGSYSERETDLGFFYRNPENRGGIFTSGSNQLFIDETADGTGNCPMIPRGIDPVTGVTSSLAGREAGLADPDCFTFLEWFPGGYTPDFGGGIRDFSEVAGIRGEIGETTYDVSLGGGFSEVTYRLTNTVNASMGSDSPTSFEPGIYTTVENNFNVDLVTPFEVGLYSPLSVAYGLEWRREIFKVRSEDENSYLIGPYARQGTNVGSDGFQGFGPQQQGSWARMNWAFYVDLEADVTERLLLGAALRYEDFYNTFGDTTNGKVTGRYRLTDNINLRATWGTGFRAPSPGQANISNISTGINADTQVPQAEGQIPPTNPIAARFGGKQLGPEESVNLSIGFATQIGDLDLTVDYFKIEMEDRILNSGDIVITPAIAAELEASGISGARNIVEFNYYTNDMDTTNEGIDVVAAWDYNWGDLGTTSFQGSWAWMDQKIDRVTPGLLNRANLADLTDSIPANRGNFRAYHNVGDWRFLVSANYYDEYFIVPSTGDPARDYWGDAEIIWNGEVSYTWNNRYEVIVGADNIFNTYPGKVRPIDQNSSTSNIYRNDAPFSGNGAFWYLRLRADFDY, from the coding sequence ATGTTCACTAAGACAAAAAAATCGTCCATTTTGGTGCCGGCAATCCTGCTGGCCACTGCGGCTCCTTATGCGCCTAACCTGCTGGCTCAGCAGGATACTGTAGAGGAGGTGGTGGTAACCGGTTCCCGCCGCGCACCTCGAACCGCGTTAGAGTCGGCTGCACCGATCGACGTGTTCGGCGCCAACGATTTCCAGGATCAGGGTACGCCTGACCTGAATAACCTGCTGCGAAACCTGGTGCCGTCCTACAACGTCGACACCCAGGAAATCAATGATTCCAACAGTCTGGTAAGGCCCGCCACGCTGCGTGGGCTGCCTGCTGACGATACCCTGGTGCTGGTCAACAACAAGCGCCGCCACCGTTCTGCCGCTGTACAGTTTGGCCGCCAGGGCACCCATTTCCCGGATGTCTCCCAGATTCCACCGATCGCCCTGCGGCAGGTGGAAGTATTGCGTGACGGCGCCGCCGCTCAGTACGGTTCCGACGCAATCGCCGGTGTTCTCAACTTCCTGCTGAAGGAAAACAACTCTGGCATTTCCCTGGAAACCAAGCAGGGCGAGCACACCGATGGCAATGACGGGGAGCTGTCCTATGTGGCCGGTAATATCGGTCTGCCATTGGGTGACGACGGTTTCTTCAGTTTCAGTTTCGATGTTGTGGACCAGAACAAGACCGATCGGGCACGGCAGCGTGACGATGCGCAGGGCCTGATCGATGCGGGCAATACGTTTGTCCGCACCAACCCGCCGGTGATGGTGCGCGGGCTGGCGGATACCAACACGATCAACCTGTTTTACAACTCCGGCATTACCCTCAGCAATACCATGGAGGTGTATTCCTTCGGCAGCTACAGTGAGCGGGAAACCGACCTGGGCTTTTTCTATCGGAACCCGGAAAACCGTGGCGGTATCTTTACCAGCGGCTCCAACCAGCTGTTCATCGATGAAACCGCAGATGGTACGGGCAACTGCCCCATGATCCCGCGGGGTATCGACCCGGTGACCGGAGTCACCAGTTCCCTTGCCGGCCGGGAAGCCGGCCTGGCCGATCCGGACTGCTTCACGTTTCTGGAGTGGTTTCCGGGTGGCTACACACCTGATTTCGGTGGCGGCATCCGAGACTTTTCCGAAGTGGCCGGTATCCGCGGCGAGATCGGTGAGACCACCTATGACGTCAGCCTTGGCGGTGGTTTTTCCGAAGTCACTTACCGTCTCACTAATACGGTGAACGCCTCCATGGGTTCCGATTCGCCGACCAGTTTCGAACCGGGCATCTACACGACGGTTGAGAACAACTTCAACGTCGACCTGGTGACTCCTTTCGAAGTGGGTCTGTATTCGCCGCTCAGTGTGGCCTACGGCCTGGAATGGCGCCGGGAGATCTTCAAGGTCCGGTCCGAGGACGAAAACTCCTACCTGATCGGCCCATATGCCCGCCAGGGCACCAATGTGGGGTCGGACGGCTTCCAGGGTTTTGGTCCCCAGCAGCAAGGCAGCTGGGCTCGTATGAACTGGGCCTTTTATGTGGACCTGGAAGCGGACGTGACCGAGCGACTGCTGCTCGGTGCGGCACTGCGCTATGAGGATTTCTATAACACCTTTGGCGATACCACCAACGGCAAGGTGACCGGTCGCTACCGGCTGACCGACAACATCAACCTGCGGGCCACCTGGGGCACCGGTTTCCGGGCACCATCGCCGGGTCAGGCTAACATCTCCAACATCAGCACCGGCATCAATGCCGATACCCAGGTGCCACAGGCAGAGGGTCAGATCCCCCCGACCAATCCCATTGCGGCGCGCTTCGGCGGCAAGCAATTGGGACCTGAAGAGTCTGTCAACCTGAGCATCGGTTTTGCCACCCAGATTGGTGATCTGGATCTTACGGTCGACTATTTCAAGATCGAGATGGAAGACCGGATACTGAACTCAGGGGACATCGTGATTACCCCGGCGATTGCCGCCGAACTGGAGGCGTCTGGCATTTCCGGTGCGCGCAACATCGTGGAATTCAATTATTACACCAACGACATGGATACCACCAACGAAGGTATTGACGTTGTCGCGGCCTGGGACTACAACTGGGGCGATCTGGGAACTACCTCGTTTCAGGGTTCCTGGGCCTGGATGGATCAGAAGATCGACAGGGTAACGCCGGGGCTGTTGAACCGGGCCAACCTGGCGGACCTGACCGACAGCATTCCAGCCAACCGGGGTAATTTCCGTGCGTACCACAACGTTGGCGACTGGCGCTTCCTGGTCTCCGCCAACTACTACGACGAGTACTTCATCGTGCCCTCAACCGGCGATCCTGCGCGGGATTACTGGGGCGATGCGGAAATCATCTGGAATGGCGAGGTGTCCTATACCTGGAACAACCGGTACGAAGTTATTGTCGGGGCCGACAATATCTTCAACACTTACCCGGGCAAGGTCAGGCCGATCGACCAGAACTCCAGCACCAGCAACATCTACCGTAACGATGCGCCCTTCAGCGGCAACGGTGCGTTCTGGTACTTGCGACTGCGGGCTGACTTCGACTACTAG
- the madL gene encoding malonate transporter subunit MadL, with translation MIIYGVAVLSACLVLGMLVGEYLGVLIGVEANVGGVGIAMLLLVLACNTKRLQHLVDGLSGEGIKFWSAMYIPIVVAMAARQNVVAAVDGGLLALVAGVAAVVVSFALVPVLSRIGSGPEPVERPDGGAE, from the coding sequence ATGATAATTTATGGTGTCGCAGTGCTGTCCGCCTGCCTGGTACTGGGTATGCTGGTTGGCGAATATCTGGGCGTGCTGATCGGCGTGGAAGCCAATGTCGGCGGCGTGGGCATCGCGATGCTGCTATTGGTGCTGGCCTGTAATACCAAACGACTGCAACATCTGGTGGATGGCCTCTCCGGTGAAGGCATCAAGTTCTGGAGCGCCATGTACATTCCTATCGTAGTGGCCATGGCGGCACGCCAGAACGTGGTGGCTGCCGTGGACGGCGGGCTGCTGGCTCTGGTAGCCGGAGTCGCTGCCGTAGTAGTCAGCTTCGCCCTGGTGCCAGTGCTCAGCCGGATCGGCTCCGGCCCCGAGCCCGTCGAGCGACCGGATGGAGGGGCGGAATAA
- a CDS encoding tetratricopeptide repeat protein translates to MNPYSIASFHGSTSGLRVMVLLAALSLVSGCTGIKVDSGFSPDPETTARVIAQDKDRFPAVDPLYLDDNLKLFLERQVGFGGTVRERVEKLQNLLFSAEFLDLQYSDERTQTAVEVFDSGEGNCLSVTNLYVAAARYLGIDASFQVVKVRPSWDRKGSLVVVSEHINAVGKLTPFETYVVDFTPDLALQQLTARAVSDQHARAMYFNNLAVEQLVIRNYQAALDYLRNALWIMPDLAIAWNNIGTTFNRLGDAELAEYGYQMAFHYQPDNAAAVGNLARLYEAQGARSKAAALRRAVVRVNRANPYYHFEQGNFAFQDGRFDEAISFYQRAIRLNEYDPVFYVALANVYDVRGDEQLQRRMMRTAAEILVDSQFIYVPSDQKLRILDSKTILNDASAGLTIAIE, encoded by the coding sequence TTGAATCCTTACAGCATTGCCTCTTTTCATGGTTCGACCAGCGGGTTGCGCGTGATGGTTCTACTGGCGGCATTGTCGCTGGTGTCCGGGTGTACCGGTATCAAGGTCGATTCCGGGTTCAGTCCTGATCCGGAAACCACCGCACGCGTTATCGCCCAGGACAAGGATCGCTTCCCCGCTGTCGACCCGCTGTACCTGGATGACAATCTCAAACTTTTTCTCGAGCGACAGGTCGGCTTTGGTGGAACGGTGAGAGAGCGGGTTGAAAAACTCCAGAACCTGTTGTTCAGTGCTGAGTTTCTTGATCTGCAATACAGTGATGAACGCACTCAAACGGCAGTGGAAGTCTTTGACTCAGGCGAGGGTAACTGCCTGTCGGTGACGAATCTGTACGTGGCGGCGGCAAGGTATCTCGGTATTGATGCCAGTTTTCAGGTCGTCAAGGTGCGACCCAGCTGGGATCGAAAAGGCTCGCTGGTCGTTGTCAGCGAACACATCAATGCGGTCGGGAAACTGACCCCTTTTGAAACCTACGTGGTGGATTTTACCCCGGACCTTGCCCTGCAACAGCTGACCGCCCGAGCCGTGTCGGATCAGCACGCGCGAGCCATGTATTTCAATAACCTGGCAGTTGAACAGTTGGTAATCAGAAACTACCAGGCGGCGTTAGATTACCTGCGTAATGCCTTGTGGATCATGCCTGATCTGGCCATTGCCTGGAACAACATAGGCACAACTTTCAACCGGTTGGGCGACGCTGAGCTGGCTGAGTACGGTTACCAGATGGCATTTCACTACCAGCCGGATAATGCCGCGGCAGTGGGGAATCTGGCCCGTTTATACGAGGCGCAGGGTGCCAGAAGCAAGGCGGCCGCATTGCGGCGCGCGGTGGTGCGCGTCAATCGCGCCAATCCCTATTACCATTTCGAACAGGGCAATTTCGCCTTTCAGGACGGGCGCTTTGACGAAGCGATCAGCTTCTACCAGAGAGCAATCCGCCTTAATGAGTACGACCCGGTTTTCTACGTTGCACTGGCCAATGTTTATGACGTCAGGGGTGATGAGCAACTGCAGCGCCGCATGATGCGCACCGCGGCAGAAATTCTGGTGGACAGTCAGTTCATCTATGTCCCCAGCGATCAGAAACTGCGGATTCTCGACTCAAAGACTATTCTCAACGACGCCAGTGCGGGACTCACGATCGCCATCGAGTAG